The Tenacibaculum jejuense genome includes a window with the following:
- the gyrB gene encoding DNA topoisomerase (ATP-hydrolyzing) subunit B, protein MSEEKKHNYSADSIQALEGMEHVRMRPSMYIGDVGVRGLHHLVYEVVDNSIDEALAGHCDVISVDINEDNSITVRDNGRGIPVGLHKKEGVSALQVVMTKIGAGGKFDKDSYKVSGGLHGVGVSCVNALSDHLKATVHREGKIWEQEYERGKTLYPVKTVGETDITGTEVTFLPDKSIFQQTTEYNYETLATRMRELAYLNKGITITLTDKRNKDDEGNFIAETFHSNEGLSEFVKYLDSTRTPVIQHVISMEGEKNGIPVEVAMIYNDSYAENLHSYVNNINTHEGGTHLSGFRRGLTSTLKKYADTSGLLKNVKFEISGDDFREGLTAIVSVKVAEPQFEGQTKTKLGNREVTSAVSQAVAEMLTDYLEENPNDAKTIVQKVILAAQARHAARKAREMVQRKTVMSIGGLPGKLSDCSETDPAVCEIFLVEGDSAGGTAKQGRDRNFQAILPLRGKILNVEKAMQHKVFENEEIKNMFTALGITIGTEEDPRALNLSKLRYHKVVIMCDADVDGSHIATLILTFFFRYMKEMVEQGYIYIATPPLYLVKKGQKREYAWDDNQRDLINQKMGGGASIQRYKGLGEMNAEQLWDTTMNPEFRTLRQVTIENMAEADRIFSMLMGDEVPPRRDFIERNAKYANIDA, encoded by the coding sequence ATGAGCGAAGAAAAAAAACACAATTATTCTGCCGATAGTATTCAGGCCCTTGAAGGTATGGAACACGTACGTATGCGTCCTTCCATGTATATCGGAGATGTAGGTGTTCGTGGTTTACATCACTTAGTGTATGAGGTGGTAGATAACTCTATCGATGAAGCATTAGCTGGTCACTGTGATGTAATTTCTGTAGATATTAATGAAGACAATTCAATCACTGTAAGGGATAACGGTAGAGGTATTCCTGTAGGTTTACATAAGAAAGAAGGAGTTTCTGCTTTACAAGTTGTAATGACGAAAATTGGAGCAGGAGGTAAGTTCGATAAAGATTCATATAAAGTATCTGGAGGTTTACACGGGGTTGGTGTATCTTGTGTGAATGCACTTTCAGATCATTTAAAAGCTACAGTTCACAGAGAAGGTAAAATATGGGAACAAGAGTATGAACGAGGTAAAACATTATATCCTGTAAAAACTGTAGGAGAAACAGATATTACTGGTACAGAAGTAACATTCTTACCAGACAAAAGTATCTTCCAGCAGACTACGGAGTACAATTATGAAACGTTAGCTACTCGTATGCGAGAGTTGGCGTATCTGAATAAAGGAATCACGATTACGCTAACAGACAAGCGTAATAAAGATGATGAAGGAAATTTTATTGCTGAAACTTTCCACAGTAACGAAGGTTTATCTGAATTTGTTAAATACTTAGATAGTACTCGTACTCCTGTTATTCAGCATGTAATTTCAATGGAAGGAGAAAAGAATGGAATTCCTGTTGAGGTTGCAATGATTTATAACGATTCATATGCTGAAAATTTACATTCATATGTAAATAATATTAATACACACGAAGGAGGAACACATTTATCTGGATTTAGAAGAGGTTTAACAAGTACTTTAAAAAAATATGCAGACACTTCTGGATTATTAAAGAACGTTAAGTTTGAGATTTCTGGAGATGATTTCCGTGAAGGTTTAACAGCAATCGTATCTGTAAAAGTAGCAGAACCTCAGTTTGAAGGACAAACAAAAACAAAATTAGGAAACAGAGAAGTTACTTCTGCAGTATCGCAAGCTGTGGCAGAAATGTTAACAGATTATTTAGAAGAAAATCCTAATGATGCGAAAACGATTGTACAAAAAGTAATTCTTGCAGCTCAAGCGCGTCATGCAGCTCGTAAGGCAAGAGAAATGGTACAACGTAAAACAGTAATGAGTATTGGAGGTTTACCTGGTAAACTATCTGATTGTTCTGAAACTGATCCGGCAGTTTGTGAGATTTTCTTAGTCGAGGGAGATTCGGCAGGAGGAACTGCAAAGCAAGGACGTGATCGTAATTTCCAAGCAATTTTACCTTTACGTGGTAAGATTCTTAATGTAGAAAAAGCGATGCAACATAAAGTTTTTGAGAATGAAGAAATCAAAAACATGTTTACGGCTTTAGGAATTACTATCGGAACAGAAGAAGATCCTAGAGCGTTAAATCTTTCAAAATTAAGATATCATAAAGTAGTGATTATGTGTGATGCCGATGTCGATGGTTCGCATATTGCTACATTAATCTTAACATTCTTCTTCCGTTATATGAAAGAAATGGTTGAGCAAGGATATATTTACATTGCTACGCCGCCTTTATATTTAGTGAAAAAAGGACAGAAGAGAGAATATGCATGGGATGATAATCAACGAGATTTAATTAACCAAAAAATGGGAGGAGGAGCTTCTATTCAACGTTATAAAGGTCTTGGAGAGATGAATGCTGAACAATTATGGGATACAACCATGAATCCAGAGTTTAGAACATTACGTCAAGTTACAATAGAAAATATGGCTGAGGCCGATAGAATTTTCTCTATGTTAATGGGTGATGAAGTACCACCACGTAGAGATTTTATAGAAAGAAATGCGAAATATGCTAACATAGACGCATAG
- the aat gene encoding leucyl/phenylalanyl-tRNA--protein transferase yields the protein MYYWIGEELEFPAHEFASKEGVLALGGDLSVERLILAYSNGIFPWFNEDDPIVWYSPLERMVLYPDEFKVSKSMRQVLRKEDFQITMNKDFEGVISNCKSISRKDQDGTWITDDMKTAYLNLHQMGLAKSIEIWKNEELVAGLYGVDLGNGVFCGESMFSKVSNMSKVAFIYLVQECDYTLIDCQVHNDHLESLGAKEIPREEFLKYLKGA from the coding sequence ATGTATTATTGGATTGGAGAAGAATTAGAGTTTCCTGCGCATGAATTTGCTTCAAAAGAAGGAGTTTTAGCTTTAGGAGGAGATTTATCAGTAGAGCGTTTAATTTTAGCATACAGTAATGGTATTTTTCCTTGGTTTAATGAAGATGATCCTATAGTGTGGTATTCGCCTTTAGAACGAATGGTTTTGTATCCTGATGAGTTTAAAGTATCCAAATCGATGAGACAGGTGCTGCGAAAAGAAGATTTTCAAATCACAATGAATAAAGATTTTGAAGGTGTTATTTCGAATTGTAAAAGTATTTCTAGGAAAGATCAAGATGGAACATGGATTACTGATGATATGAAAACAGCTTACTTGAATCTACATCAAATGGGTTTAGCAAAATCTATTGAAATATGGAAAAATGAAGAGCTAGTAGCAGGCTTATACGGAGTAGATCTAGGAAATGGAGTATTCTGTGGAGAGAGTATGTTCAGTAAAGTAAGTAACATGAGCAAGGTTGCCTTTATTTATCTAGTACAAGAATGTGACTATACTCTTATAGATTGCCAAGTGCATAATGATCATTTAGAAAGTTTAGGAGCAAAAGAAATTCCAAGAGAAGAATTTTTAAAATATTTAAAAGGGGCATAA
- a CDS encoding short-chain fatty acid transporter — protein MKITKIIENIFKKYIPSPLTIAVLLTFFTIILALLFTKPNDVNTPGYFLDVLIFWEKGLWNTNLLVFAYQMMLILVLGHVLVLSKPMSNLIAKLTKYCTNTANSAFIVSSVTMLVSFFNWGLGLIFGALLARRVAEDAQEKGLKLNYPLIGASGYVGLMVWHGGISGSAPIKINEEGHLKSMVSQDYLHLAKIPEVINYGQTVFSWWNLLLFFLVMLSVASVFYFIGKKVKPTNFSLEVYKSEAEKEVNTGAEKLDSSKFLGILFGVIILTAFGMRYFSDVKSLKITPNLINLFMLGLAIILHGNFKQFIKAIGVAISDVSGILIQFPLYFGIMGIMNSTGMVTLVSDFFVSISTEVTLPIFTFFSAGIVNIFVPSGGGQWIVQGPIVLQSALELGVPLPKAIMALAYGDQITNMLQPFWALPLLGITKLKAKEILPYTSIAMLVGSVIYILGLIIL, from the coding sequence ATGAAGATTACTAAAATTATTGAAAATATTTTCAAAAAGTATATTCCTTCTCCTTTAACAATAGCAGTACTCCTTACGTTTTTTACAATCATATTAGCATTACTTTTTACTAAGCCTAATGACGTAAATACACCTGGTTATTTTTTAGATGTTTTAATTTTTTGGGAAAAAGGATTATGGAATACGAATCTTCTAGTATTTGCATATCAAATGATGTTAATTTTAGTGCTTGGTCATGTATTGGTTTTAAGTAAACCAATGAGTAATCTAATCGCTAAACTCACTAAATATTGTACAAACACCGCTAATAGTGCTTTTATTGTAAGTAGTGTTACAATGTTAGTTTCTTTTTTTAATTGGGGGTTAGGATTGATTTTTGGAGCGTTACTAGCAAGAAGAGTTGCAGAAGATGCTCAGGAGAAAGGACTAAAATTAAACTATCCGTTAATTGGAGCTTCTGGTTATGTAGGTTTAATGGTTTGGCACGGAGGAATTTCTGGTTCGGCACCTATAAAAATTAATGAAGAAGGGCATTTAAAAAGTATGGTGAGCCAAGATTATCTACACTTAGCTAAAATTCCAGAAGTAATTAATTATGGTCAAACTGTATTCAGTTGGTGGAATTTATTATTGTTTTTTTTGGTGATGCTTAGTGTAGCTTCAGTTTTTTATTTTATTGGTAAAAAGGTAAAGCCAACAAATTTTAGCTTAGAAGTTTACAAATCAGAAGCTGAAAAAGAAGTAAATACGGGAGCAGAAAAGTTAGATAGTTCGAAGTTTTTAGGAATCTTATTTGGAGTAATAATTCTTACAGCTTTTGGAATGAGATATTTCTCTGATGTGAAAAGTTTAAAAATCACACCAAATCTTATCAACCTTTTTATGTTAGGTTTAGCAATTATTCTACACGGTAATTTCAAACAATTTATAAAAGCTATAGGGGTGGCTATTTCAGATGTATCTGGAATTTTGATTCAATTTCCGCTTTACTTTGGTATTATGGGGATTATGAATAGTACAGGAATGGTTACTTTAGTTTCAGATTTTTTTGTTTCAATTTCTACTGAAGTAACATTGCCTATATTTACTTTCTTTAGTGCAGGAATAGTAAATATCTTTGTCCCGAGTGGAGGTGGTCAATGGATTGTACAAGGCCCCATAGTTTTACAAAGTGCTTTAGAATTAGGTGTACCGTTGCCTAAAGCTATTATGGCATTGGCTTATGGTGATCAAATTACTAATATGTTACAGCCATTTTGGGCTTTACCTTTGTTAGGAATTACAAAATTAAAAGCAAAAGAGATTTTACCCTATACATCAATTGCCATGTTGGTAGGATCTGTTATTTATATTTTAGGCTTAATTATATTATAA
- a CDS encoding YqaA family protein, with translation MKKKRVKKNKDAHVKRLHNYYQRTGFYMFIWESLKKAFIPIVLVVIGLFLFNKYVYNINDGLQTMTETFSRTSLLITFFVSETILGLVPPEIFIAWCKKTPTPIVNLALLATFSYAGGIVAYYLGKASLRINAVKEYLEVKMAKHLKNTKKWGGFLILVGALLPLPFAISCLTAGMIKYPIKNVIIFGLFRFLRFAIYGWAIFSVVN, from the coding sequence ATGAAAAAAAAGCGAGTTAAGAAGAATAAAGACGCTCATGTAAAACGCTTGCACAATTATTATCAGCGTACAGGATTTTACATGTTTATATGGGAAAGCTTGAAAAAAGCTTTTATTCCCATAGTTCTTGTTGTTATCGGTTTATTCCTTTTTAACAAATATGTATATAACATAAATGATGGTTTACAAACTATGACAGAGACCTTCTCTAGAACAAGTTTGTTAATTACCTTTTTTGTTTCTGAAACTATACTAGGTTTAGTTCCACCTGAAATTTTTATCGCTTGGTGTAAAAAAACTCCAACACCTATAGTTAATTTGGCTTTGTTGGCTACTTTTTCATATGCTGGAGGAATTGTTGCTTATTACCTAGGTAAAGCTTCTTTAAGAATAAATGCTGTAAAAGAATACTTAGAAGTAAAAATGGCAAAGCATTTAAAGAACACGAAAAAATGGGGAGGCTTCTTAATTCTAGTGGGAGCATTATTACCATTACCTTTTGCTATAAGTTGTTTAACTGCCGGTATGATTAAGTATCCTATAAAAAATGTGATTATATTTGGTTTATTCCGTTTTTTACGATTTGCAATTTATGGCTGGGCTATATTTTCTGTAGTAAATTAA
- a CDS encoding DUF1456 family protein has translation MALTNNDIFKKLRVAHKLRDTDIIEICALVDFKVSKGELGAFFRKEDHPKYMECGDQILRNFLNGLIIHLRGPMPPKNK, from the coding sequence ATGGCATTAACAAATAATGATATTTTTAAAAAATTAAGAGTAGCACACAAACTACGAGATACTGACATTATTGAAATTTGCGCTTTAGTGGATTTCAAAGTTTCAAAAGGAGAATTAGGAGCATTCTTCAGAAAAGAAGATCATCCAAAATATATGGAATGCGGAGATCAAATCCTTAGGAACTTTTTAAATGGATTGATTATACATTTAAGAGGTCCAATGCCTCCAAAAAATAAATAA
- a CDS encoding DUF3127 domain-containing protein, producing MEVIGKIKIINETQTFGSNGFRKRELVVTTDEQYPQMILIEFIQDKCDLLNSFQVGQDVKVSINLRGREWINPEGVAKYFNSIQGWRIESLQQAAAGQNVPPVDQFQPAPDLTDNEPDDLPF from the coding sequence ATGGAAGTTATAGGTAAAATTAAAATTATTAACGAGACTCAAACTTTTGGAAGTAATGGATTCAGAAAGAGAGAACTTGTTGTAACTACAGACGAACAGTATCCGCAAATGATACTTATTGAATTTATCCAAGATAAATGTGATTTATTAAATTCTTTTCAGGTTGGACAAGATGTAAAAGTTTCAATCAACTTAAGAGGTAGAGAATGGATTAATCCTGAAGGTGTAGCGAAGTATTTTAATTCAATCCAAGGATGGAGAATTGAAAGTTTACAACAAGCTGCTGCTGGACAAAATGTACCACCAGTAGATCAGTTTCAACCAGCTCCAGATTTAACAGATAACGAGCCAGACGATTTACCTTTCTAA
- a CDS encoding flavin reductase family protein: MLTINPKEVSTGKLHQYLLGAVAPRPIAFASTIDEEGKPNLSPYSFFNVFGANPPIMIFSPARSVRNNTTKHTLDNIERTKEVVINIVNYDIVQQMSLSSTMYPKGVNEFVKAGLTMLPSEEVKPFRVAESPVQFECKVNDIIYTGNEGGAGNLIVCEVVKVHIKEEVLNEEGLIDQYKIDLVSRAGGSFYSRARDGFFEIPKPLSTLGIGVDQIPEPIRNSTVLTGNNLGVLANVEALPNAEVVDNFAQEHPEYLGLSEEKKHTFAQQYLDKNDVESAWKVLLINR; the protein is encoded by the coding sequence ATGTTAACGATAAATCCTAAAGAAGTATCTACAGGAAAATTACATCAATATTTATTAGGTGCAGTTGCGCCTAGACCCATAGCTTTTGCTAGTACTATCGACGAAGAAGGAAAGCCAAACCTTTCTCCATATAGTTTTTTTAATGTTTTTGGAGCCAATCCACCAATTATGATTTTCTCTCCAGCAAGAAGTGTTAGAAATAATACAACAAAGCATACGTTAGATAATATAGAGAGAACAAAAGAAGTGGTAATCAATATTGTTAATTACGATATTGTTCAACAAATGTCGTTAAGTAGTACAATGTACCCTAAAGGAGTAAACGAATTTGTAAAAGCTGGATTAACAATGTTACCTTCTGAAGAAGTAAAACCGTTTCGAGTTGCAGAGTCTCCTGTTCAATTTGAATGTAAAGTAAATGATATTATTTATACAGGAAATGAAGGTGGAGCTGGAAATTTAATCGTTTGTGAAGTCGTTAAAGTTCATATTAAAGAAGAGGTTTTAAATGAAGAAGGTTTAATAGATCAATATAAAATAGATTTAGTATCTAGAGCAGGAGGAAGCTTTTATTCTAGAGCAAGAGATGGTTTCTTTGAAATTCCTAAACCATTATCAACTTTAGGGATTGGAGTAGATCAAATTCCTGAGCCAATTCGAAATAGTACTGTTTTAACAGGGAATAATTTAGGTGTTTTAGCTAATGTAGAAGCTTTACCAAATGCTGAAGTTGTTGATAACTTTGCTCAAGAACATCCTGAATACTTGGGGTTATCAGAAGAAAAAAAGCATACATTTGCACAACAATATTTAGACAAAAATGATGTAGAAAGTGCTTGGAAGGTACTTTTGATAAATAGGTAA
- a CDS encoding sensor histidine kinase, producing MGFLKNIFWIKRFIIFICFAIVSLILWNTYSFFKKFKTDERVKMELFAMSIQRIGNNPDLDADISLETRAIENKIPCILTSVNGSILQFHNLDDKRSSDILYLTDQLRIMKNQNKPIEINYSGRKEYIYYKNSDLLTKLTYYPIALILILGLFLAVIYLFFNSSKIAEQNKLWTGMAKETAHQIGTPLSSLLGWVTILREENIDQDYVDEIENDVQRLSTIANRFSKIGSLPKLKSENIVGITKDAFDYLASRSPKQTSFSFHTTDDNIQTNLNNVLYGWVIENLIKNAIDAMEGKGSINLSIKNNEEHIKILISDTGKGIPKSKFQMIFKPGFTSKKRGWGLGLSLSKRIIEDYHKGKIFVQKSEIGKGTTFEIQLSKTVTIS from the coding sequence ATGGGTTTTCTTAAAAATATCTTCTGGATAAAACGATTTATAATATTCATTTGTTTTGCTATTGTTTCTTTGATTTTATGGAACACATATTCTTTTTTTAAAAAGTTTAAAACAGATGAAAGAGTTAAAATGGAATTGTTTGCCATGTCTATTCAACGTATTGGTAACAATCCTGACTTGGATGCTGATATTTCATTAGAAACAAGAGCTATTGAAAATAAAATTCCTTGTATTTTAACCAGTGTAAATGGTAGTATATTACAGTTTCATAATCTTGATGATAAACGATCTTCAGATATTTTATACCTGACAGATCAACTAAGAATTATGAAAAACCAGAATAAACCTATAGAAATTAACTACTCTGGAAGAAAAGAATATATTTATTACAAAAACTCCGATTTACTTACAAAACTAACTTATTATCCTATTGCTCTAATTTTAATTTTAGGGTTGTTCTTAGCTGTAATTTATCTGTTCTTTAATTCTAGTAAAATTGCAGAACAAAATAAGTTATGGACAGGAATGGCCAAAGAAACTGCACATCAAATAGGAACTCCTTTATCATCTCTTTTAGGTTGGGTGACTATTCTTAGAGAAGAAAATATTGATCAAGATTATGTAGATGAAATTGAAAATGATGTTCAGAGATTAAGTACCATAGCAAATCGTTTTTCAAAAATTGGTTCTCTTCCTAAGCTCAAATCTGAAAATATTGTTGGCATTACAAAAGATGCTTTTGATTATTTAGCTTCTAGAAGTCCAAAACAAACTTCTTTTTCTTTTCATACTACTGATGATAATATCCAAACAAACTTGAATAATGTACTGTATGGTTGGGTAATTGAAAACTTAATTAAAAATGCTATTGATGCAATGGAAGGAAAAGGAAGTATTAACCTTTCCATTAAAAATAATGAAGAACATATTAAAATATTAATTTCAGATACTGGTAAAGGAATTCCTAAATCTAAATTTCAAATGATATTCAAACCTGGGTTTACTTCCAAGAAAAGAGGTTGGGGACTTGGATTATCGTTGTCTAAACGTATTATAGAAGATTATCATAAAGGAAAAATATTTGTTCAAAAATCTGAAATAGGAAAAGGAACAACTTTTGAGATTCAACTCAGTAAAACTGTAACCATTTCCTAA
- a CDS encoding HIT family protein has translation MASIFTKIIQGEIPSYKVAEDEKHFAFLDINPNAKGHTLVVPKKEENKIFDLSEEEYSDLMSFSYRVAKALEKAITCKRIGMSVVGLEVPHVHVHLVPLNAMEDIQFTKKEKLTNEEFISLAEEISKHFE, from the coding sequence ATGGCTTCAATATTTACAAAAATTATACAAGGAGAAATTCCATCATATAAAGTAGCGGAAGATGAAAAGCATTTTGCTTTTTTAGATATTAATCCAAATGCTAAAGGGCATACACTAGTAGTTCCTAAAAAGGAAGAGAATAAAATCTTTGATTTATCAGAAGAGGAATATTCAGATTTAATGAGTTTTAGCTACAGAGTAGCAAAAGCGTTGGAAAAGGCCATTACATGCAAACGAATAGGGATGAGTGTTGTTGGTTTAGAAGTGCCACATGTTCATGTACATTTAGTTCCTTTAAATGCAATGGAAGATATTCAGTTTACAAAAAAAGAAAAGTTAACTAATGAAGAGTTTATTTCTTTGGCTGAAGAGATTTCAAAGCATTTTGAATAA
- the greA gene encoding transcription elongation factor GreA, translating to MSEVSYYTPEGLKKLKEELSHLEQVERPRVSQEIADARDKGDLSENAEYHAAKEEQSLLETKIAKLKNVVANARIIDESELDTSKVLIHSIVKLKNSTNGMEFVYTLVADSESDVLKGKLSVKSPIGRGLLGKEVGDVAEIEVPNGLMKFEILEISR from the coding sequence ATGAGTGAAGTTTCATATTATACTCCTGAAGGCTTAAAGAAGCTAAAGGAAGAATTATCGCATTTAGAACAAGTTGAGCGACCAAGAGTATCTCAAGAAATTGCTGATGCACGTGATAAAGGAGATTTAAGTGAGAATGCAGAGTATCATGCAGCTAAAGAAGAGCAATCTTTATTAGAAACTAAAATAGCCAAATTAAAGAATGTTGTTGCTAATGCCAGAATTATAGATGAAAGTGAATTAGATACTTCTAAGGTTTTAATTCATTCTATTGTAAAATTGAAAAATTCTACGAATGGCATGGAGTTCGTTTATACTTTAGTTGCAGATAGTGAAAGTGATGTTCTTAAAGGTAAGTTGTCTGTAAAGTCACCAATAGGAAGAGGTTTACTTGGTAAAGAAGTAGGAGACGTTGCAGAAATTGAAGTGCCTAATGGATTAATGAAGTTTGAAATATTAGAGATTTCAAGATAA
- a CDS encoding Rieske 2Fe-2S domain-containing protein has translation MKKVIVILFAILLYNCTDTNDDNNCFLGVVLNETVNLSNPQFINIQVPGGHTIANIGGRNIIIIRNNTSSFKAFDLQCPERNCTTPMTFDGLKLICPCTNKEYNSLNGSPIDGEGCFALEYNVIQVSNSALQISR, from the coding sequence ATGAAAAAAGTTATTGTAATTTTATTTGCCATTCTACTTTATAATTGTACTGATACTAACGACGATAATAATTGTTTTTTAGGTGTAGTTTTAAACGAAACCGTAAATTTATCAAATCCTCAATTTATTAACATTCAAGTTCCAGGAGGACATACAATAGCTAATATCGGAGGAAGAAATATCATTATTATACGAAATAATACTAGTAGTTTTAAAGCGTTTGACTTACAATGTCCTGAAAGAAACTGCACGACTCCAATGACTTTTGACGGATTAAAATTAATCTGCCCTTGTACCAATAAAGAATATAATTCTTTAAACGGTTCTCCGATAGATGGTGAAGGCTGTTTTGCTTTAGAATATAATGTAATTCAAGTAAGCAATAGTGCACTGCAAATAAGCAGATAA
- a CDS encoding 5-(carboxyamino)imidazole ribonucleotide synthase has translation MQNYFSSHFKLGVLGGGQLGRMLLSETQKLDIHTVILDKSADAPCAQICNEFYQGDLLDFDTVYNFGKKVDLLTIEIENVNIDALDKLESEGLTIYPKPSNLRIIQNKAQQKKFYKEKQIPTADFNHYAFVDELKHSYENGLVTFPFVWKSARFGYDGNGVKVVKNYNDLEALPEGECIAEKMIPFKNELAVIVARNPKGDLVTYPVVEMEFHPEANQVEYVICPARIDETVAEKARKVALKVADAFDFVGLLAVEMFQTQDDEILVNEVAPRTHNSGHYSIEASYTSQFEQHLRSILDFPLGNTDSKLAGIMVNLVGAEGYTGEVIYENIQEIMNIDGVTPHLYGKKITKPFRKMGHVTIVNQNIDKAREVAQKVKETVKVISK, from the coding sequence GTGCAAAACTATTTTTCTTCTCACTTTAAATTAGGTGTATTAGGAGGCGGACAGTTAGGTAGAATGTTATTATCTGAAACTCAAAAATTAGATATTCATACTGTTATCTTAGATAAATCTGCAGATGCTCCTTGCGCACAAATATGTAATGAATTTTATCAAGGTGATTTACTTGATTTTGATACTGTTTACAATTTTGGTAAAAAAGTAGATTTACTAACTATAGAAATTGAAAACGTAAATATCGACGCCTTAGATAAGTTAGAAAGTGAAGGATTAACCATATATCCTAAGCCTAGTAACCTAAGAATTATTCAAAATAAAGCTCAGCAAAAGAAGTTTTACAAAGAAAAACAAATTCCTACTGCTGATTTTAATCATTATGCTTTTGTTGACGAGTTAAAACATTCTTACGAAAATGGATTGGTAACTTTTCCGTTTGTTTGGAAATCTGCTCGTTTTGGTTATGATGGAAATGGTGTTAAAGTTGTAAAAAATTACAATGATTTAGAAGCTTTACCTGAAGGAGAATGTATTGCCGAAAAGATGATTCCTTTTAAAAATGAGTTAGCAGTTATTGTTGCTAGAAATCCAAAAGGAGATTTAGTTACCTACCCTGTTGTTGAAATGGAATTTCATCCTGAAGCTAACCAAGTAGAATATGTGATCTGCCCGGCAAGAATTGACGAAACTGTTGCTGAAAAAGCTAGAAAGGTGGCCTTAAAAGTTGCTGATGCTTTCGATTTTGTTGGCTTACTTGCGGTGGAAATGTTTCAAACACAAGATGATGAAATTTTAGTAAATGAAGTCGCTCCACGAACTCATAATTCTGGTCATTATAGTATTGAAGCAAGTTACACCAGTCAATTTGAACAACATTTACGTAGTATTCTAGATTTCCCTTTAGGAAATACAGATAGTAAATTAGCTGGAATTATGGTAAACTTAGTTGGAGCTGAAGGTTACACTGGTGAAGTGATTTATGAAAACATTCAAGAAATCATGAATATCGATGGAGTAACTCCGCATTTATATGGAAAAAAAATCACGAAACCTTTCCGTAAGATGGGACATGTTACTATTGTAAATCAAAATATAGATAAAGCTAGAGAAGTAGCTCAAAAAGTAAAAGAAACTGTAAAAGTGATTAGTAAATAG
- the purE gene encoding 5-(carboxyamino)imidazole ribonucleotide mutase: MVGIIMGSDSDLPIMQEAIDVLESMDIQIEVDIVSAHRTPEKLFDYATNAHKRGVQVIIAGAGGAAHLPGMVASMSPLPVIGVPVKSRNSIDGWDSVLSILQMPGGVPVATVALDGAKNAGILAAQIIGASDKCVLDKIITYKEGLKLKVEKASERVKK, from the coding sequence ATGGTAGGAATTATAATGGGAAGTGATTCAGATCTTCCAATCATGCAAGAAGCAATTGATGTATTAGAAAGTATGGATATTCAAATAGAAGTTGACATTGTTTCAGCTCATAGAACTCCAGAAAAACTATTCGATTACGCTACAAATGCTCACAAAAGAGGTGTTCAAGTAATTATTGCTGGAGCTGGTGGAGCTGCTCACTTACCTGGAATGGTTGCTAGTATGAGTCCGTTACCTGTTATCGGAGTTCCTGTAAAAAGTAGAAACTCAATTGATGGATGGGATTCTGTTTTATCAATTTTACAAATGCCAGGTGGTGTTCCTGTCGCTACTGTTGCTCTAGACGGAGCAAAAAATGCAGGAATTTTAGCTGCACAAATCATAGGTGCTTCAGATAAATGTGTTTTAGATAAAATTATAACATATAAGGAAGGTTTAAAACTTAAAGTTGAAAAGGCTTCTGAACGAGTAAAAAAATAA